One Algoriphagus sp. Y33 genomic window, GAACTTCCAGTCCAGAGGCCAGTATCTCTACTTTCAAGCTTGAAGAACTCAAATAGACCATATCAAGGAGATCCAGTTCAATCTCCTTTTCCTGCCTGCAGCCCGTTAATATGTACAAGCCTAGCAGTAAAAACCCCAGTACAGTCCTGTTACTTGCCATTGTTTCCAGAGATTAGTTCAGGTTTTGCAAACTGCCCGTCCATTTTGGCTGGAAGCCGATAGACATTCCCTGAACGGTCAGAAAAATAGAGTGCGGAAACTGATTTTTCCCGTCCGTGCCCGTCGGCCCAAAATGCATAAAAACCATCATTGGCATTCACTGGTTTTCGGGCATATGAGTGATTATAACTGCTGTCAAAAGTGAGCTTTCTACTTGTCCAGTTTTTACCTTGATCCAGACTGGTCCAGAGCACCATCTCGCCTCCAGTGTTGAATTTTTGGGGGCCTGCGTCAGTGGGCCCAATTACCCTCCACTTACCCTCACCATCAATGTAAAGGGATCCCATATCGTAATTATTGTCAGAGGACGTTACTGGCAGGATTTCCCACTCATTACCTGTAAATCTTGCTGTATGCCAGGTTCTGGGCCCATTTTCAGGTCCAGCTTCATACCCCTTACTGGTCAGGTATAGAATCACAGGCCTATTATGGCTGTCAAATTCCAGGTCATTGATGTAAACCAATAGACCCTCGGACTTATAATCCCTCACCAATGTCTTATTTTGAACATCCTTAAGAGGAATAGTTAGCCGATCACCACTTGCGTTTGTCCAGCTTTCCCCAAAGTCATCTGTCTGCAGGTAATATAAATTTGTTCTATAGTTGAGCCCGTTGCCCTCCTTGACAAAAGGGTGAAAATTAAAGGATGTTCCCAGCAGGTTTCCTGACTGTCCACTGGTCTGATAGTGCCCCTCCTCAATCCTGGCAATATCCTGCCACTCAGAATACGAGCTCCCATCCACACTGGTCATAAAACCAATCGTTCTTCTGGGCTTTTCCGGCTGTCCGGGTATCACTCCGGTCTGGTAATGGGTAAATAAATTGATGAATCCCTTGTTGGGTTGATACCAACTTTGGAGATAGGAAAAATTATCCATTGGGACTTTTTCACCCTGCTCGATTTTAGTGGCCAACACAGCTTCAAACTCAGAAATATCATAAGGTTGAGTACTCTTGTGAATATATGAAGGCCGTAATGTCCCATTAGAGGTAGAGAAAATCCAGATATAGCCCTCCTTATCAATGTTCATGACAGGGTTGTCATGGGCATTATCCGTTTGTTTATCCAAGACCAGTGTTGGTCTGGGAACCTGACCTGTTGTATGGTCAAAGTAGGACACCATGTGGTATAGGGTATTCCCCTCCGAATCTGCTCCCCCGTAGCAAAAAAAAGTCTTGTTTACCGCTTCTGCATACACTGAAAAGGGGTAATGGTTTGCCGGATAGGTAGCTAAACCGCCACCATATTTATAGACATACTCATTTTCAGAGGGCTCATTGCTGTACCAAATCCCTCTGTACCCCGTTTCCTTCCGGTTGGGCGTACTTATGGATTGGGCAAGTGAAGTGTTTACCAGGAGGATGGTAATAAGACAGCATATCCACGAACTGTGTAGTAGAGTTGACATTTGATAGTTTTCTTAATTCACTGATTTTCCTTATCTCAAATCAGCACATGGTAGCAAAGAGTCCCCAGCCACCCCAAAAAACTGGGGTGGTAGCTAGAGAATAGAGATATGGATAGTAGTTTTTCCGGATCAATATCCCGGATTCTGTACGATCAGACCGGGATTAATATCTATCTGACTTTGAGGTATCGGAAATAACAAGTTGTGGGCTTGGATACCTTTTGAGGAAAGTACATTCAATGCCTCATCGGTCCTGACCAGATCAAACCACCGATGTCCTTCAAAGGCAAGTTCCACTCTTCGCTCATTGGCAACTGCCGCTCTGAAATCCTGCTGGGTGGCCAACACGTATGCGGGGACTGGCCCTGAACTGCTCATCATAGGCAATCCTGCTCTTGACCGGATCTGGTTGAGCAGTAAAAAGGCCTCCCCATCCGGCTGAAAGGAGATCTCATTTAGCGCTTCGGCATACATCAGTAACACATCGGCATAGCGTAGAACAATCCAGTTATTGTCACTGTCCAGGTAAGCAGCAGGAGTTCCCGAATACTTTAGGATATAATTATGTGCCACTTCATTCCCGTTTAGCTGATAGGAAGTGGCCATTGAAAGTTCTTTTCTGGCATCCCCAACGCTGTAGGCAGCATTCATATCCTCCGTGGGAATATTCTGTCCCAGTGGATTGCCTACAGATACAACCGCTGTGCCTGATCCTATAGGAGCAAACTGGTTGGTAAAGGGACTTCCTTCTCCGTTTGAACTGCTACTAAATTGTACTTCAAAGATAGATTCAGCATTATTTTCATTCGTTGGCCCAAAAATATCCCCGTAAGAGTCCATAAGCCTATAGCCTGTCTGGCCTGAGGCATCGATCACTTCCTTGAGTTTTTGTGAAGCCTCAGTCCATTCTTTTCTGGTAAGGTAAATTTTAGCCAATAAAGTCATTGCCGCTCCTTTTGTTGCTCTTCCTGCTTCAGCACTGCTGTAAGTGAAAGGAAGACTTGCTTCGGCATCATTCAAATCAGTTATAATCTGTGTATAAACTTCCTCTTTTGGATTCCTTCCAAAAGTATAGCCTTGCTCAGGGCTGGAAATCATCTGTAACACTAAAGGAACATCCCCATATATTCTGACCAGGTTAAAATACAGCAAAGCTCTAAGGAATTTTGCCTCGCCCACGTAGCGTGTTTTGAGTGTTGCATCCATTTCTACAGTAGCGATTTTGTCTATTACAATATTCGCGGCCTGGATCCCCTGATAATGTGCATTCCAGGTAGTGCTGCTTATGGAATTGACAGCATCATTGGTGAAGTCATCCACAGCCTGTAGGTTTGCGCCAGCATTGGGGTTTGTAATTTCGGTATTGTCTGATCTGAGTTCCCCGATTATGTGCATGGAAGAATAGTAGGTTCCGCCATATTGAAGCGACCCGTAAACTGCCGTCAGGGCATTTTCCATATCAGAGGCGGTCTTGTAAAAATTAGTACTGTTTTCCTGGGAGATAGGAGCCAAATCCAGAAAATCACTGTTGCATGCGCTAAGTCCCATCATGAGCAAAGCACCAACCAATTTATATTTTAGTATGTTATTCATAAGATAATCCATTTAGAAGCCAATAGTTAAACCCAACATGTATGTCCTCGCCAGCGGATATCCTCCGGCATCAACACCAGGCACAAGTGGGTTTCCTCCCTGTGCCGAAACTTCCGGGTTGAATCCCTCATATTTGGTAAAGGTGTAGGCATTTTGAACGGTAAAATTCAACCGTGCATTGGAAACTTTTATACGCTCCAGGATAGTTGCCGGGAAGGTATATCCTAGAGTAATGTTTCTGATCCTTAAGAATGATCCGTCCTCTACAAACTGCGAAGTCACATTGTTTACCACATTGCTTCCTGCGTAAGCGTTGAAATTCCTGTCAATCATGGGAGAAGATCCATCTCCCCGGTCAGCTTCGGATTTCCATCCATTTGACGCACTTCGAAGTACATTGTAAGACCCGGCATAATTGCCATAATATCTTCTGGCCAAGTTGAGT contains:
- a CDS encoding BNR-4 repeat-containing protein, which translates into the protein MSTLLHSSWICCLITILLVNTSLAQSISTPNRKETGYRGIWYSNEPSENEYVYKYGGGLATYPANHYPFSVYAEAVNKTFFCYGGADSEGNTLYHMVSYFDHTTGQVPRPTLVLDKQTDNAHDNPVMNIDKEGYIWIFSTSNGTLRPSYIHKSTQPYDISEFEAVLATKIEQGEKVPMDNFSYLQSWYQPNKGFINLFTHYQTGVIPGQPEKPRRTIGFMTSVDGSSYSEWQDIARIEEGHYQTSGQSGNLLGTSFNFHPFVKEGNGLNYRTNLYYLQTDDFGESWTNASGDRLTIPLKDVQNKTLVRDYKSEGLLVYINDLEFDSHNRPVILYLTSKGYEAGPENGPRTWHTARFTGNEWEILPVTSSDNNYDMGSLYIDGEGKWRVIGPTDAGPQKFNTGGEMVLWTSLDQGKNWTSRKLTFDSSYNHSYARKPVNANDGFYAFWADGHGREKSVSALYFSDRSGNVYRLPAKMDGQFAKPELISGNNGK
- a CDS encoding RagB/SusD family nutrient uptake outer membrane protein, whose translation is MNNILKYKLVGALLMMGLSACNSDFLDLAPISQENSTNFYKTASDMENALTAVYGSLQYGGTYYSSMHIIGELRSDNTEITNPNAGANLQAVDDFTNDAVNSISSTTWNAHYQGIQAANIVIDKIATVEMDATLKTRYVGEAKFLRALLYFNLVRIYGDVPLVLQMISSPEQGYTFGRNPKEEVYTQIITDLNDAEASLPFTYSSAEAGRATKGAAMTLLAKIYLTRKEWTEASQKLKEVIDASGQTGYRLMDSYGDIFGPTNENNAESIFEVQFSSSSNGEGSPFTNQFAPIGSGTAVVSVGNPLGQNIPTEDMNAAYSVGDARKELSMATSYQLNGNEVAHNYILKYSGTPAAYLDSDNNWIVLRYADVLLMYAEALNEISFQPDGEAFLLLNQIRSRAGLPMMSSSGPVPAYVLATQQDFRAAVANERRVELAFEGHRWFDLVRTDEALNVLSSKGIQAHNLLFPIPQSQIDINPGLIVQNPGY